Below is a genomic region from Phycisphaerae bacterium.
GCCGGGCACAATAACCGAAGGTATCTCCCGTACAGGCGCGCCCATCAGTTCCCCATGGGCCACGGAAAGGCGCCGGCCGTCGGTGCCCGCCAGCGTGAGCTTCGAGTCCTTCGTTTCCCAGAGTACCCCGTTGATGGCGAAACGGGTGCTCTCGCGGGCGGCGGCAAAGGCCGTCCACTCCACGAGCTTGCGCAGGACGCCGTCGGACACCGTGAAATCGGGCCCGTCCTCCATCGTGGGCACCGCCGGAAAATCCGCGGGATCTTGCGTGACGATCTGGAAGTGACTCCCGGAACCTCGAATGTGCAGATGGTTTCCCTTGGTCTCCGCGGTGAGCACGTCGTCATTGCATTCGCTGACAATCCGCGAGAGGGTGTCGGCAACGACCAGGGTCTCCCCCGTCTTGCCCACCTCGACCTGGGAAACGGCCGCGCGAAGAGCCAGCTCGAGATCGGTTGCCGACAGCAACAGGACATCGGAGCGCGCCTCAAGTCGAACACAGCGCAATACCGGCTTGGGTGTTCGCGCCGCCGCCACGGCACATACTGCCCGCAGGGCATCGGCCATCTCTTCACGGTTGAAGTTCAGTTTCATTGCCTGCTGCTCCCTCGCCTGCTGCTTTCCCCAGCCCGTCCGGATGTTTCTCAGTCCGGCCTACTCGATTCAATTCTCTATATAGGTACATATGGTACCCGTTGTAGGCTCCGTGAAAAGTGTTCGATATGGCCCGGCGGGTTCCTAAACATCGCCTTTTCCAATGGTTCGTATCCGTCCAAAACTCACGCCGCGCGACCGTGGTTGTGTACAAGATTGTCAGTCATGCGTCGCTTAGCCACACGGTTTGGCCTGTCCCACGCTCGGGTCCGCGTTACGCCTGTGATACCGTGATTTCAGCGCTGCTGCGCTGTCAGTCCCGCCCCCGTCGCCATCTCAGTTTCCGCCCCTGCGGATTTCCTCCCCGAGTTCCCTCACGAGACGTGCCAGGTCGACGTCTTCGGCCAGGCGCCGCCCCATCTGCCGCGTGGCGTGCAGAACGGTCGTGTGGTCCCGCCCCCCGAAGTAACCGCCGATCTGCTCCAGGCTGTCGTGTGTGAACTGCCGGGCAAGGTACATGCAGAGGTGTCGCGGCAGCGTGACCGATTTCGCGCGGTTTTTGCCTTGTAGGGCCGAAACCTTCAATTTGAAGCGCCGGGCGACGACTTCCATGATGCGTTGCGTCTGCACGATCATCATGGGTTCAGGGCCGAGCGCCGAGCGGGCCAACTCGATGGTGACCTTCCCGCCGTCCAGTTGGCTCAGTGCGTCGAGACGCAGCAGGGCGCCCTCCAGTTCGCGGATGTTGTTCTCGAAACGCAGGGCGATGTACTCCAGAACCTCGTCCGGAACGGGGACACATCGTAACTTCGATTTGCGCCGCAGAATCGCCAGCCGCGTCTCGAGGCACGGCCGGTCGATCAGGGCCACCAGCCCCGAATTGAAACGGCTCACGAGACGCTCTTCGAGACTCGGGATTTCGGAGGGCGGACAGTCGGCCGACAATATGATCTGCCGCTGCGTCTGATGCAGCGTATTGAACGTGTGAAAAAACTCCTCCTGGCTTCGCTCACGGGTGCCAAGGAACTGGATGTCATCGATCACCAGCGCGTCGACGTGTCGGAACCGGTGGCGGAAATGGTGCAGCGCGCCGACCTCGACGGCCTCGATAAAGTGATTGATGAAGGCCTCGCAGGAAAGATAGGCAAGTTTGAGCGGGTGTTGATCCTTGGAAATACGGTGACAGATCGCCTGAAGCAGGTGGGTTTTACCTAAACCAGCGGATCCGTGTACAAATAGTGGGTTATAAGAGCGCCCGGGTTGCTCGCTGACCGCCGTCGCGGCAGCGTGCGCCAGCCGATTCCCAGGGCCAACGATGAAATTCTCGAAGCTGTAGTCAGGGTTGAGGGGCAACTCTTCAAACGCGAACGCCGGCTCCGCGTGGTTGTCCTCCTGCGGCTCCTCCGCCCAGAAGCGCACGGAAACGAGTCGCCCGGTAACGGTCTGGGCGGCTTCGGAGAACGCCCGGCGGCAGTTACGCTGAAGGTAGTCGAGTTGGAAGAGATTGCGGGCCTGGATCGAGATCGTCCCACCGACGAGATTTCCATCGTCAAGATCGCTGAACCAGCCTCTGGCGAGGCCCGGGTGGTTCTCGCGAACCAGGCGCAGGACGTGCTCCAGCGTTTGGCGGGTGGTCGTGGCCATTGCTTGTCAGAAGACCGGTAGCGCGATCAGACGGGTGAATCTGTCTACAGCGTGGATCTCGCGCCAGCCTGAGCCGAACAGTCCGTTATCGATCTCGAATCCCGCGTGACGAGCCCGCCATTGTACCGATAACACGCTGTATTCGCCAGCAATTACTTGGCTCGGAGCGGGGAAGTGACGGCCTCGGGGAAAGCCCCCACTCACGCGTTTGCTCCCGGGCGGTGGCGAGGATCCGGCAGGCTCTTACCATGATGGGGATTGCTTTCGAAGCAGGCCTGAGCAGGGAGGTGGCGGCCATGAGCGCAGCGGCGGAGGCAAAGAGCGACGGGCAGATGGGCCTGGCGTTTCCGGCGACGGAGGCCAGGGAAACGGGGGAGTCAGGGCAAGAGGATGCAGGTATGGCCAAGGCGGGTGAGAGGACTTCGAGAGAATCGGGGAAGCGGGCGTCCAAGCCGCGCACGGCGGTCACGGCCGAGGGCATGGCCAGGCAGCAGCGGGACATCTCCGTCTCCGAGTTCTTCGCCAAGAACCGCCACCTGCTCGGCTTCGACAACAAGCGCAAGGCCCTTCTGACCACGGTCAAGGAGGCGGTGGACAACAGCCTCGACGCGTGCGAGGAGGCCGGAATCCTCCCCGACCTGGAAATCACGATCCAGCAGACCGATGCCGACCGCTTCCGCGTGCTCGTGCGCGACAACGGCCCGGGCATCGTCAAGCAGCAGATTCCCAACGTCTTCGGCAAGTTGCTCTACGGCTCGAAGTTTCACCGGCTGAAGATGTCCCGCGGGCAACAGGGCATCGGAATCAGCGCCGCGGGGATGTACGGGCTGATCACCACGGGCAAGCCGATCCGGATCATCAGCCGCACATCGTCGCGATCGCCGGCACACATGTACCTCATTGCCATTGACACCAAGAAGAACAAGCCGGACATCATCCGCGACGAGACCATCGAGGTGGAATGGGCCCACGGCACGGAAGTCTGCATCGAGCTGGTCGGTTCGTACAACAAAGGCCGGGCAAGCGTCGATGAGTACCTGGAACTGACGGCGATCGCCAATCCCCACGCGCGGATCGCCTATCGCCCTCCGGCGGGTGAGGCGGTGGAGTTCCCGCGCGGGACGGAGAACCTCCCGGCCGAGACCAGGGAGATCAAGCCCCATCCCTACGGCATCGAGCTCGGCACGCTCATGAAGATGCTGAAAGACACGCCGGCCAAGAAGGTCGGCGCGTTCCTGGCGGACGAGTTCTCGCGCGTGAGTCCGTCGGTCGCCAGGAAGGTCTGCGCCGACGCGGGCATCACCACATCCACATGGGTCAACTCCCTCGAGCCGCCGGCTATCGAGAAGATCTACAATGCCCTTCAGAATTCGAAGCTGAAGGCACCCTCCACGGACTGCCTGGCGCCGATGGGCGCCGAGGCCATCCTCGCGGGACTGCTGCGCGGGGTGAAGGCGGAGTTCTACACGGCCAGCACGCGCCCCCCGTCCGTGTATCGCGGCAATCCGTTTCAGATCGAGGTCGGCCTGGCATACGGCGGGGAGTTGGGGCTGGACCGCCACGACATCGAGGACGAGGCTGCGGGCGGGAAAAACGGCGGCAAGAACGGCGACGCCGAAGCAAGCGCCCGCGTGATTCGCTTCGCCAACCGCGTTCCCCTGCTCTACCAGCAGGGCTCGTGCTGCATGTTCAAGGCCACGACCGAAACGCGCTGGAACAACTACGGCATCTCGCAGTCGAGCGGATCGCTGCCGCGTGCGCCGATGGTCATTCTCATCCACGTGGCCAGCGTGTGGGTGCCCTTCGTGTCGGAAAGCAAGGAGGCCGTGGCGGATTACGACGAAATCCGCAAGGAGATCAAGCTGGGCATCTCGGAGTGCAGCCGGCGCCTGGCGACGCTGCTGAAACGCAAGCGGAAAAAGGCCGACTACACCCGGCGGCGCGACGTGTTCACGCGTTATATCGATGAAGTTGTCGAGGCCACGCGGGCGATCGCGGTGATCAACAAGGAGGATTTCCGCAAGTCGCTGCTGGAGTTGTCGCGGCAGTTCACCGCCCACGCCGACCTGGAGTTCGACGAGCACGGCAAGGTCATCAAGACGGCGCACGAGGGGAACGATCTGGGCTTGCAGGACACGATCGTCGTGGAGCGCGAGGGCTCGCCCGAGGTTTCGGAGGAGCTCTTCGACGCCGGCGAGGGCAACGGCCGGGTCAGGAATTCCGGCAAATCCGCGAAGAAGAAGCGAGGGCGCGGAAAAGTAAAGAGCCGGTCATAGCGCGCGCTCCGCCATTGCGGCGCAAGCCGGAATCCAGAAGCTGCGCAAGTCGGCGTTTCTTGGACTCCGGCTTTCGCCGGAGTGACGACAACCGGTTCCTGCTGCCCATATGGAACCAACGGCGTTCTTTGTAGCGCCTTTCCGGCGATGGAATGCCGACGGGTCGCCATTGCCCAGGCATTAAGCCGGGCGGAA
It encodes:
- the dnaN gene encoding DNA polymerase III subunit beta, translating into MKLNFNREEMADALRAVCAVAAARTPKPVLRCVRLEARSDVLLLSATDLELALRAAVSQVEVGKTGETLVVADTLSRIVSECNDDVLTAETKGNHLHIRGSGSHFQIVTQDPADFPAVPTMEDGPDFTVSDGVLRKLVEWTAFAAARESTRFAINGVLWETKDSKLTLAGTDGRRLSVAHGELMGAPVREIPSVIVPGKALSLFNRLHADSEGAVGVKILPSQILLSVGGALVSSSLVEGHFPDYRSVIPSDCDRVLELETDEFLGALKRAALLTNEESKGVRFSLKDGELTLSSRAPEQGEASVSIPVQYKGEPMEIGFNPVFLLDVLKVAQGQAERITFALKDANRPGLLRSGEGFLYVVMPVNLGSA
- the dnaA gene encoding chromosomal replication initiator protein DnaA, which translates into the protein MATTTRQTLEHVLRLVRENHPGLARGWFSDLDDGNLVGGTISIQARNLFQLDYLQRNCRRAFSEAAQTVTGRLVSVRFWAEEPQEDNHAEPAFAFEELPLNPDYSFENFIVGPGNRLAHAAATAVSEQPGRSYNPLFVHGSAGLGKTHLLQAICHRISKDQHPLKLAYLSCEAFINHFIEAVEVGALHHFRHRFRHVDALVIDDIQFLGTRERSQEEFFHTFNTLHQTQRQIILSADCPPSEIPSLEERLVSRFNSGLVALIDRPCLETRLAILRRKSKLRCVPVPDEVLEYIALRFENNIRELEGALLRLDALSQLDGGKVTIELARSALGPEPMMIVQTQRIMEVVARRFKLKVSALQGKNRAKSVTLPRHLCMYLARQFTHDSLEQIGGYFGGRDHTTVLHATRQMGRRLAEDVDLARLVRELGEEIRRGGN
- a CDS encoding DNA topoisomerase VI subunit B; this translates as MSAAAEAKSDGQMGLAFPATEARETGESGQEDAGMAKAGERTSRESGKRASKPRTAVTAEGMARQQRDISVSEFFAKNRHLLGFDNKRKALLTTVKEAVDNSLDACEEAGILPDLEITIQQTDADRFRVLVRDNGPGIVKQQIPNVFGKLLYGSKFHRLKMSRGQQGIGISAAGMYGLITTGKPIRIISRTSSRSPAHMYLIAIDTKKNKPDIIRDETIEVEWAHGTEVCIELVGSYNKGRASVDEYLELTAIANPHARIAYRPPAGEAVEFPRGTENLPAETREIKPHPYGIELGTLMKMLKDTPAKKVGAFLADEFSRVSPSVARKVCADAGITTSTWVNSLEPPAIEKIYNALQNSKLKAPSTDCLAPMGAEAILAGLLRGVKAEFYTASTRPPSVYRGNPFQIEVGLAYGGELGLDRHDIEDEAAGGKNGGKNGDAEASARVIRFANRVPLLYQQGSCCMFKATTETRWNNYGISQSSGSLPRAPMVILIHVASVWVPFVSESKEAVADYDEIRKEIKLGISECSRRLATLLKRKRKKADYTRRRDVFTRYIDEVVEATRAIAVINKEDFRKSLLELSRQFTAHADLEFDEHGKVIKTAHEGNDLGLQDTIVVEREGSPEVSEELFDAGEGNGRVRNSGKSAKKKRGRGKVKSRS